GATTCAAGGTAGGCATAGATTTGATAATCGGCAGCAATCCCCTGACGCGCGTTTTTGACCTGGTAAATTATTCGATCGGGCCCAATCGTTTTGTCGGTAACTACGATTTCATCTGGAAGCACAAGTTTTACGTCTTGAGGACGATCAGTATAAACTACTATACTCCCAGCTTGTTCAATTCGATGCGATGCGATTTTTATACGTGCGTTGATTTCTTGACCAAGCCCGATCTGTGCGAGATCGACTTTCTTTAGCGAAAATTTCTGCCCAGCATGTTGATAGGTAACGGTCAGGACCAACGGATAGGTGCCTTGACGTTCAGGAAGTTCAGTATCGATGCTTAAAGTTCTTTGTCTACCTGGACGCAGTCCACTTACGACCGGGAATTGATATTCACGTCCTAGAAACTCGACCCGGGGTTCAATACCATTAGCAACGCCCTTACCGGCTTGCCCAATTTTTACGACAATTTTATTCGCGTTTAATTCCGTAGAAAATTTTAGCGCAATTTCTTGAGCATCAGCCGAAGTCAGGCAAAGAAAAAAAAGCAGTAAGTAAGAAACTACGTGGCGCATAACGATAAAGCAGAGTATCACAGGCTAGTGAGACCAAACGAGCAAAAAAATCAGCTTGAAGTTCGGAAAACATGTCCTCGGGCATACTTTGTGCTTGCTACGGCAACTGTCTTTATACTGCTTAAATTAAGTGATTTTTTTACTTCAGAGTTGCGCCCAGCGGTTGACCTGGCTGGACACATCTTGTTGGTTGAGACACTAGCTGAGCAACTTTCTCATGGAAGAATTTTCTTCTACGAACCGTTACAATTCTCGGGCTGGCCCGTATTTACGTTTTACGGACTGCTGCCTTATCTCTTCACGGCAGTAATCAAAATCACTCTCGACCGGTTTGTTGCTGATAGCAGCGTCTTTGCAGTTTACAGCGTAGCGGTCGTCGGACTTGCGCTACTGCCTTGGTCAGTTTATTTCCTTACACAGAAAGCAACAAGAATCTGCACTCCACAAGCGCAAAAAGATTCAGCTACTTCCTCCTTGGTTAACGCGCTTTTTGCTGCAATTTTTACAATACTATTTCTTGCTTATCCGCATGCACTTTTTGGCTTAGGTTGTCGTACAATTTTACAGTCTGGCTTCTTTGCGCAACTTTTTGCTTGGCATATTTTGCTTTGGCTATTTGCATATATTTATAATTGCTGCACCATCCGTAGCACTTACGTTGCAGTGCCGCTCCTTACAGCCGCTTTAATCCTAACTCACACACTTTCTACAATTTATTTTTTCTGCCTGCTGCCACTGCTCTTAATTTTTAAGATTGAGCGGGTAACAAAAATATTTTTAATCTGCTTAGGTTCTCTACTTAGCATGCCTTGGATTCTTAATTTCATACACTACAAGGAGTTAACTTCAGGTGGGTCAGTAATTGATTTGATACTAACTCATCAGTATCGCTTCGTGGCGCTCCTAATCTTAACTCTGATGCCACTTTTAGCCGCACAGATGAATAAAATTTTAGACCTTGGCAAGCAGGGCTTTAGATCCACACTTGGTGCAACATTTTTCATTGTCATAACCTATGGATCATTTAATCCTACATTTTTTACCGATAATCCTCCGCGATCTGTTTCAACAACTGAGCGCCAAGTGGTAGAATATATCGTTAAGTCTCAACCCGCTGGACTGGTAATCACAGAGTACTTTCATCACGGAGAAAGTGGCCCATTTCAAACCCCACATGTGATTGCTTTTTTACTCAATCGCGCAAAGATTCCGACTTGGAATGGAGTCTTTATTCAAAGCTCATTAGCTTATCGCTTCGGAGTGAGCGCGATTCATGATCTAGGCGTTGAAATGTTAAGTTCTAGGCTGCTTGTCCCGCCAAAAAGTGAGCAGCTATCAGGCGCAATTTTAACACAGCATAGAATTGAGCAATTAAAGCATCTCGGTATTAGCACTATTGTTTCAAGTACAGTTCCGGTAGCAGCACGATTAGCCGAAATGAATTTTCCACAACATCAGATCGGCCCCTATACCATCACGACCCTGACAAACGAGGTGGAAAAAATTAGAAGAATTAATGCTCACGTGGTTGGCTACCTTGCACTCTCCTCAGATGCTCCTTTCGAATTTTTCGAAGAACTAGTTTGGAACGACCCAGAATTGTATCGTCAAATCATTCCCATCGAAATCAACAAAACCGATCTGAATTATCCAGATCAAATGCAGATCTTAGTCCTGGCGGGCACAAAAACTGAAGAACTAGAAATCAGATCGAGAATTAAAAAAGACTTAACGATCTTGCGTATTCCACCAACTCGAACCACAATTTCCGAGGCTCTGAGCGCCAATTTCAATCCACTTTTGAAGCAACTAAGTTACTTGGCTTATCTGCGCTATATCGTCACAGAATCAGATCTACGTAATCAGCTACTCAACCTTACTAAAATAGACTCTTCCCTACTTTCGGCAGTCAATCCGGGTAATTCAGCATTAAACTTAAATTTTTCGAAAGAGAATCAAGAATTTCTCCTCAGCGGGCTAGAACCAAATGGGATTTATCTGACTACCTACGCATATGCACCATTTTTGTGCAGCAACGCAGGGAATTTTTACCGCTCGATCGGTGAAAAAATTCTTTTACAAAGTAAGGCAGAATCAATGCTGCTAAAATATCGCCAGAAATGCTCGAAATAAAATCATAAGTATTGCATGCGTCAACAAATAGCCGCCAGCAGAGTTAAGATTTCAACACTTGAAGATTGGCACTTTTGGTTTGCGGGGCGGCGCAATTTAGTGCTCAGCTTAATTGAGCGCTTTATTAAAATTTCCAATTTACAAACATTAGATGTTGGTTGCGGGACCGGGAGCCTAGTCGAAAAGTTACGCGAGCTTGGCGCCAAGGCGTTTGGCGTAGATCTGAGCGTGATCTACATGATTTCTAAAGGTCATAGAAATCTTTCCGAAGCAAAAGCTGAAGCTTTACCCTTTGCTGACAATAACTTTGAGTTAGTGACTGTTTGCGATGTCTTGGAACATTTAGACGACGTCTCAGCGATTCGTGAGATCTACCGTGTAATGAAGCCAACTGGAAGGGCGATCATTACAGTTCCCGCCCACATGTGGCTCTGGAGTTACCGTGATGAAGTAGCTCAGCATTTACGTCGCTATTCAGTTCAAGAGCTTAAAACAAAACTCGAAGATGCTGGGCTAAAGATCGTTCATTTGCAGTTTTATCAAAGCTTACTTTTACCCGCGTTCATTTTTTCTCGCCTGATTGCCAAGTTATTCAAACGCACAACCGACCATGAAGAAAAGATTAGTCCACTGACAAATTATGTTCTGAAGTTACTTAATGCCTTGGAACTAAAGCTCTCAAATTACATAATTCTTCCTTGGGGTTCGTCAATTGTTGTCATTGCTGAAAAGCAATTACCGCACTAATCTAACGCCAACAGCCAAAAGCGTCCAGAGGCTAACAATCTAATTTTACTGCATATTTTTACAGTGACGTAAATTTTACATGCGCGCATCTGAATAAGAGAAACACTAGGGGTTTCTCTTACATCTCAACAGTAGGTAAAAATTTTTTCACCGCAACGTAAAAGCGTTGAGAGGATTTTAAACTTTAGGTCAAGTAAAACCCTAAAGTGGCCGAAAATGTCACTGGGAAGTCTAAAACAACCAGTAGTGACATTTTTTGTTAACAATTTCTATAGGTTTTAGTATTTATCAATGTCTTCGCGAGTCGGCACCCTACTAGTCAAAGCAAGTTTGATTACAGAGGATCAACTGATCAAGGCACAGGAGTATCAAACTTCCCATGGAGTGCTTTTAGGCACGGCCCTCGTCGCACTTGGATTCGTTGAAGA
The DNA window shown above is from bacterium and carries:
- a CDS encoding class I SAM-dependent methyltransferase, translating into MRQQIAASRVKISTLEDWHFWFAGRRNLVLSLIERFIKISNLQTLDVGCGTGSLVEKLRELGAKAFGVDLSVIYMISKGHRNLSEAKAEALPFADNNFELVTVCDVLEHLDDVSAIREIYRVMKPTGRAIITVPAHMWLWSYRDEVAQHLRRYSVQELKTKLEDAGLKIVHLQFYQSLLLPAFIFSRLIAKLFKRTTDHEEKISPLTNYVLKLLNALELKLSNYIILPWGSSIVVIAEKQLPH